One stretch of Candidatus Neomarinimicrobiota bacterium DNA includes these proteins:
- a CDS encoding D-alanine--D-alanine ligase, translating to MKIVVICGGFSPEREVSLASGSAIGRALVNLGHDVSLADPKLGKNQESYESDVYKTKPGRKPPDITEADYSKAIEMLNTSILKEAELAFIALHGTFGEDGMIQALLETAGLKYTGSGVLASALAMDKDRSKKMFQRAGIPVLDWTMVREGKVVHSEEDMDFPMVVKPNDQGSTVGFSIVKSYDELDAAAAKAAKHSSDVMVEKYINGRELTVAVIGNEAFPIIEIKPKNEIYDYESKYTPGMTKYVCPAELPEQLEVAIQLAAIKAFNALGCRDYARVDFLLGDKERYYCLEVNTLPGMTETSLVPKSAEALGMSFDVLVGKLLELAT from the coding sequence ATGAAGATAGTTGTCATTTGCGGGGGGTTTTCTCCAGAGCGCGAAGTATCTCTCGCTTCCGGAAGCGCTATTGGACGGGCATTAGTGAATTTGGGTCACGATGTCTCTCTGGCGGATCCGAAATTGGGGAAGAACCAGGAGTCATATGAATCTGATGTCTACAAAACAAAACCGGGAAGAAAGCCGCCCGATATCACGGAAGCTGATTATAGCAAAGCGATTGAGATGCTCAATACATCCATATTAAAAGAGGCTGAACTCGCATTTATCGCCCTTCACGGCACTTTTGGAGAGGATGGAATGATTCAAGCGCTGCTTGAAACGGCTGGTCTTAAATACACCGGTTCAGGGGTACTGGCAAGCGCCCTGGCAATGGATAAGGACAGGTCAAAAAAGATGTTTCAACGGGCTGGAATCCCGGTGCTTGACTGGACTATGGTAAGAGAGGGAAAAGTGGTGCACAGCGAGGAGGATATGGATTTTCCTATGGTTGTGAAGCCAAACGATCAAGGCTCAACAGTAGGTTTCAGCATTGTAAAAAGCTATGATGAACTTGATGCGGCGGCAGCTAAAGCGGCAAAACATTCATCTGATGTGATGGTTGAAAAATACATAAATGGCAGAGAATTGACAGTGGCTGTGATTGGAAACGAAGCTTTTCCAATAATTGAAATCAAGCCGAAAAACGAAATCTATGATTATGAGAGTAAATACACCCCCGGTATGACTAAGTATGTCTGCCCTGCGGAGCTACCCGAACAATTGGAAGTAGCAATTCAGTTAGCAGCCATAAAAGCATTCAATGCTCTTGGTTGCAGGGATTATGCCAGGGTAGATTTCTTGCTCGGTGATAAAGAAAGGTATTATTGTCTTGAAGTCAATACGCTGCCGGGTATGACGGAAACAAGCCTTGTACCAAAATCCGCCGAAGCTCTCGGGATGAGCTTTGATGTTTTGGTCGGAAAGCTATTGGAGCTGGCAACTTGA
- the gmhB gene encoding D-glycero-beta-D-manno-heptose 1,7-bisphosphate 7-phosphatase, which produces MPQLDKNKQIIFLDRDGVINREIDGYITDWSQFEFLPNALDSLKYLNENSWSVIVITNQSAIDRGYATAEEIDEIMAKMISEVQATGGDILDVFYCPHTPEEGCSCRKPKPDLFYQAAEKYGIDLSDKWFIGDKLSDVEAAKSASLKPILIKGGKEVKGLSVSEDDAVAIVTDLSEAIKFIMADSKVSANA; this is translated from the coding sequence ATGCCCCAATTAGACAAAAATAAGCAAATTATTTTCCTTGACAGGGATGGAGTTATCAATCGCGAGATTGATGGATACATAACTGACTGGTCACAATTTGAATTCCTACCGAACGCATTAGATTCATTAAAATATCTTAACGAGAATAGCTGGAGTGTAATTGTCATAACAAATCAGTCCGCAATCGATAGAGGTTACGCTACAGCAGAGGAAATTGATGAAATAATGGCGAAAATGATTTCTGAAGTGCAAGCAACCGGCGGCGATATTCTGGATGTTTTTTATTGCCCTCATACGCCGGAAGAGGGATGCAGTTGCCGGAAACCAAAGCCGGATCTGTTTTATCAAGCTGCTGAAAAATATGGGATTGATCTTTCTGATAAATGGTTTATCGGTGATAAATTGTCGGATGTAGAAGCGGCGAAGTCAGCGTCGCTGAAACCGATTTTGATAAAGGGAGGCAAGGAAGTAAAGGGACTTTCCGTGTCTGAAGATGACGCTGTGGCAATCGTAACTGATCTTTCTGAGGCAATTAAGTTTATAATGGCTGATTCAAAAGTGAGCGCAAATGCGTAA
- a CDS encoding alkaline phosphatase family protein, whose amino-acid sequence MITHSPKKQVMVIAIDGLPFSFFPKIDKHNLSPFLSGLYKRNLIHPMTTTLPPVSSVAWASFLTGVSPGEHGITGFVDREVNGYAPFVPTASNLKATTIYQHLSRNGLRVCSIGIPATFPPEPINGVIVSGFLAPNLERAVYPKEEVKYLNSINYQIDIDAWSARKSTDSLIEQLPKTLSARLNAARHYLGRERWNLFVLHILETDRLHHFMWRQMEEGESSAIGLFSKIYNMINDFLVEISKSIPSDTAIIILSDHGFSRLKKDVYLNRWLLDEGYLKLSDPNATNLKGMDVLSKAFSMAPGRIYLHLSGDTPEGKVEKGAEAHKLRKNISESLLNLLDPETGANVIERVVDMRQEWNTTDFDKSEVQLPDLIAIPFPGYELKGELSVKELYGNNRFSGMHTYGDAFVYLDGDSDSNEYDITQISSIICSYLGVSDVAQRGNLS is encoded by the coding sequence TTGATTACTCATTCCCCCAAAAAACAAGTGATGGTCATAGCAATAGACGGATTGCCGTTTTCTTTTTTCCCGAAAATAGATAAACATAATCTATCTCCGTTCTTGTCAGGGCTGTACAAGAGGAACCTGATTCATCCGATGACAACGACACTACCACCGGTCTCTTCCGTAGCGTGGGCTTCGTTTTTAACTGGGGTAAGCCCGGGGGAGCACGGCATTACAGGTTTTGTGGATAGAGAAGTGAATGGATACGCCCCGTTTGTACCAACAGCATCAAATTTGAAAGCGACAACAATATATCAACATCTTTCACGAAATGGGCTTAGAGTCTGCTCTATAGGGATTCCGGCCACCTTCCCACCCGAACCAATCAACGGAGTTATTGTATCGGGATTTCTTGCTCCGAATCTTGAAAGAGCCGTATATCCGAAAGAAGAAGTCAAATATTTAAATTCGATCAACTATCAGATAGATATTGATGCATGGTCTGCGAGAAAATCTACTGATTCTCTAATAGAGCAGCTCCCCAAGACTCTATCGGCTCGACTTAATGCCGCCCGGCATTATTTAGGCCGCGAACGATGGAATCTTTTTGTTTTACATATTCTCGAAACAGACCGCTTACATCATTTTATGTGGCGTCAGATGGAGGAAGGAGAAAGTTCGGCAATCGGTCTATTTTCCAAAATTTACAATATGATAAATGATTTTCTTGTAGAGATTTCAAAGTCAATTCCCTCTGACACGGCAATTATCATTCTTTCAGACCATGGATTCAGTCGGTTGAAAAAAGATGTTTATCTGAACCGATGGCTGCTGGATGAAGGGTACTTAAAACTATCCGATCCGAATGCAACGAATTTAAAGGGAATGGACGTATTAAGTAAAGCGTTCAGCATGGCGCCCGGCAGGATATATCTGCACTTAAGTGGCGATACACCGGAGGGAAAAGTAGAAAAAGGTGCGGAGGCCCATAAGCTGAGGAAAAACATCTCAGAATCGCTATTGAATCTTCTTGATCCGGAGACCGGAGCGAATGTAATAGAAAGAGTCGTTGATATGCGGCAGGAATGGAACACAACTGATTTCGATAAATCAGAGGTTCAGCTGCCCGACCTTATAGCGATTCCATTTCCGGGCTATGAATTAAAAGGTGAGCTTTCGGTAAAAGAACTGTATGGAAATAACAGGTTCAGCGGGATGCATACCTATGGAGATGCGTTTGTGTATCTTGACGGCGATTCTGATTCAAATGAGTATGATATCACACAAATATCATCAATTATATGCTCTTATTTAGGTGTTTCGGATGTGGCGCAGCGGGGTAATCTTTCTTGA
- a CDS encoding PHP domain-containing protein → MIDLHAHTSASDGTYSPKDLVKLAKSEGIEAIAITDHDTIEGLPEALEAGEKMGVEVIPGVEISIDHQPGSMHVLGLFLDIENEKLKEYLTDLQTSRSSRNPRIIEKLNELGLSITMEEVEKISGGGQVGRPHIAAALLKNGHVRTIQHAFDKYLKKGAVAYYERHRLTREKAVDMIHGAGGLVILAHPHTLGVNGISLDNLMAELKEVGFDGLELFYNSHSPSDEDKLMKIVDKNGFVISGGTDFHGENKPSIKLGVGYGNMAIPYEVLQEMKQQL, encoded by the coding sequence ATGATAGACCTCCACGCTCATACTTCAGCATCTGATGGAACTTATAGCCCGAAGGATCTTGTGAAGCTCGCTAAGTCAGAGGGCATTGAGGCGATTGCCATCACCGACCATGACACTATAGAGGGGCTTCCTGAGGCTTTGGAGGCGGGAGAGAAGATGGGTGTTGAAGTAATACCCGGAGTAGAGATAAGTATTGATCATCAGCCGGGCTCAATGCACGTGCTTGGTCTGTTTCTTGACATTGAGAACGAAAAACTGAAAGAATATCTCACTGACTTGCAGACAAGCAGGTCCTCGCGTAACCCACGAATCATAGAAAAACTAAATGAGCTGGGACTCAGTATTACAATGGAAGAAGTAGAGAAAATATCGGGCGGGGGGCAGGTTGGGAGACCTCACATTGCGGCGGCACTTTTGAAAAATGGTCATGTACGTACAATTCAGCATGCGTTCGATAAATACCTGAAAAAGGGAGCAGTAGCATATTACGAGCGACATCGGCTTACGCGGGAAAAAGCTGTGGATATGATACACGGAGCGGGCGGATTGGTTATCTTAGCGCATCCACATACCCTTGGAGTTAACGGTATTTCACTTGATAATCTAATGGCCGAACTGAAAGAAGTGGGCTTTGACGGGTTAGAACTGTTTTATAATAGTCACTCACCGAGCGATGAAGATAAATTAATGAAAATTGTTGATAAAAACGGATTTGTAATATCAGGCGGTACGGATTTTCACGGCGAGAACAAGCCGTCTATTAAGCTGGGCGTAGGTTACGGAAATATGGCCATACCTTATGAAGTGCTGCAGGAGATGAAGCAGCAGTTATAA